CGCCCGGGCCCGTTCCTCGCCCAGCGGGGCGCTGGCGCCGATATAGGTACCCACCGGCATGATCCGGCTCTCCAGCTCCGGTGCGATGCCCTGCAGCCACGCGTTGCCGGCGATGACCACCTGGTTGGCGGTGACGGTGCCGTGGGCGGTACGCAGCTGCGGGCGGTCCCCGCGCACCAGTTCCAGGACAGGGCTGGCCTCATGGATCACCACGCCCAAGCCCTCGGCCGCGCGGGCGAGCCCCAGCGCATAGGCGAGCGGATGCAGGTGGCCGCTGGCCGCATCGAACATCGCGCTGCGATAGCGCGGGCTGTCGAGCTGGCTGCGCAGCTGCTGCCGGTCCCACCACTGCAGCGGGTAGTCGTAGCGCTCCACCAGCGTGTCCATGCCTGCGCGCAGCGCACGCTCCTGGCGCGCGTTGATTGGCACGCTGGCGTGGCCATCGCGCCAGTCGCACTGGATCGCGTAGTGGCTCAGGCGATTGCGGAGCAGGGCCATGCCCTCGCGGGAGAAGTCGAACAGGCGTCGCGCGTCGGCATTTCCGACCAGCCGTTCCAGCGTATCCACCTCGCAGCCGTAGCCGACAATGGCCTGGCCGCCATTACGGCCCGAGGCGCCCCAGCCGACCCGGTGCGCCTCGAGCACGGTCACCCGGTAGCCGCGTTCGGCCAACGAGAGCGCGGCCGACAGGCCGGTATAGCCCGCGCCCAGTACGCACACGTCGGTGGCATGGTCGCCCCGCAGCGGCG
This is a stretch of genomic DNA from Stenotrophomonas rhizophila. It encodes these proteins:
- a CDS encoding NAD(P)/FAD-dependent oxidoreductase, whose product is MSEPPMSLAGQAHAPSWYADSVPDAPLRAPLRGDHATDVCVLGAGYTGLSAALSLAERGYRVTVLEAHRVGWGASGRNGGQAIVGYGCEVDTLERLVGNADARRLFDFSREGMALLRNRLSHYAIQCDWRDGHASVPINARQERALRAGMDTLVERYDYPLQWWDRQQLRSQLDSPRYRSAMFDAASGHLHPLAYALGLARAAEGLGVVIHEASPVLELVRGDRPQLRTAHGTVTANQVVIAGNAWLQGIAPELESRIMPVGTYIGASAPLGEERARALIRNDMAVADVSWALDYFKLSTDHRLLFGGRASYSALPPPNLRGVMTRRMHQVFPQLADVGMEQVWGGYVDITRNRAPHWGRLTPNVYFAQGFSGHGVAATGLAGAVIAAAIAGQNERLDVFERIPHARFPGGKLLRTPLLVAAMSWYKLRDVLG